Proteins encoded by one window of Monoglobus pectinilyticus:
- a CDS encoding YlxR family protein, which yields MPTRMCAVCRKRFEKSELNRVVMSESGEIFYDRTGKAQARGLYICRECVREAEKKRVFEREYKRRVEPSVYERFVSEVESG from the coding sequence ATGCCGACAAGAATGTGCGCAGTTTGCAGAAAACGTTTTGAAAAATCAGAACTGAACAGAGTTGTAATGTCAGAGTCGGGTGAGATTTTTTATGACCGTACAGGAAAGGCCCAAGCCCGAGGTTTGTATATTTGCAGAGAATGTGTGAGAGAAGCGGAAAAAAAGCGTGTTTTTGAGCGTGAATATAAGCGCAGAGTTGAGCCGTCGGTCTATGAGAGATTTGTGTCGGAGGTGGAGTCTGGGTGA
- a CDS encoding L7Ae/L30e/S12e/Gadd45 family ribosomal protein produces the protein MSDEKLLRFIGLAMKAGKLMLGDGRAVESIRAGKAKLVLISKDASDNTKKKYRNMCEYRNLKLLDIFSDRNEFGQCIGRDFAVVAAVEDDGFAKRIVELAERVDE, from the coding sequence GTGAGTGATGAAAAACTATTGCGGTTTATCGGTCTTGCTATGAAAGCCGGAAAGCTTATGCTTGGAGACGGCAGGGCTGTTGAATCTATAAGGGCAGGGAAGGCAAAATTAGTTTTAATTTCCAAAGACGCTTCCGATAATACTAAAAAGAAATATAGAAATATGTGTGAGTATCGGAATCTTAAATTATTGGATATATTTTCCGACAGAAATGAATTTGGTCAGTGTATAGGCAGAGATTTTGCGGTAGTGGCCGCAGTTGAGGACGATGGATTCGCAAAGAGAATCGTTGAACTTGCAGAAAGGGTTGATGAATAA